CGAACATTCCGGGGTCGCCGACCCGCCGGTAGCCCGTGAACAACGTGTAGACCACGGCGACGGCGAGCACGAGCGCGACGGCGAGGCCGACGAGTGCCGCGAGAACGACCATCGTCTCACCGCCGGTCGACTGGACCTGCATCATTTGAACCCCTCGTAGAGCCGCGTGAATCGGTCGACGGCGTCCTCGTCGGGATCCCGGTCGCGCTCGACCGTACACGCGAAGCCGTCCTCGCCGAGGTCGACCGTGACCCGGGTCAGTCGGCTGACGTAGACCTTGTGGTGGTGGCCGTCGGGGTCGATTCGCTGGCGGTCGGCGAGGAGGCCGGTGGCCTCCAGCCGTTCGATCCGACGGTAGACCGTCGAGGGCGAGGCATCGCAGGCCTCGCTGAGTTCGTCGGCCGACCGCGGCTCGTCGCGGGCGGCTTCGAGGATCGTCCGGGCGTACTCGTCGTCGAGCACCGCCGCCACGGACGCGAGGTCGTCACTCACCGCGGTCCGCCCCCAAGCCGTTCGACCCGCCACGCCATCGTGCGGCGGTTTTCGGGCGGGCTACATAAACGTCGGCCACCCGCCGCCCGCCGTGCGAACCACCAGCAGCCTTATGCCGGGCCGTCGAAATCATCGTTTACGTGATGGGTTCGACGGAGGGCGGATACGTGCTCGACGGGACCGTCCGCGCGGTGGTGTGGACGGTCTTTGGCGTCCCGTTCAGACGACAGACCTACCGGAACCTCTCGTATCTCGCGCTCGCGTTCCCGCTCGGACTCGTCTACTTCGTGCTGTTCGCAGTGGGGCTCTCGCTGGGTGTCGGGCTCGCGGTGGTCGTGGTCGGGGTCCCGCTGCTGGTCGGGATGCTCGGGCTCGCGACCGGGCTGGCGAGCGTCGAACGGTGGCTCGCGACGGTACTGCTCGGTATCGAGGTTCCGACCCGAGACCGGGAGTCGCCGGACTCGGTTCGGGGATGGCTACGGCGGCTGGTCGTGAGCCTCGGGCCCTGGAAGGCGGTGGTCTACCTCGTGACGAAGCTCTTCGTCGGGGTCGCGGCCTACACGGTCGTGATGTCGCTCTCGGTGACCGGGGTGAGCATGCTCGCGGTACCGCTGGTCTACAACCAGCCGGGTGTCTACGTCGGGGTCGTCAGCGACGCCCCCGTTCGCTATCACCCCGCGCTCTCGGTCGGCTGGGACCGTCTGCTGGTGGGGCTCGACGGAGTCGTGACGCTCTCGGCGTGGCGGATCGACACGCTCGCCGAGGCGCTCGCCGTCGCTGGCCTCGGGGTCGTGGTGGTCTGCTGTTCGCTCCACGTTCTCAACGCGCTGGCACAGCTCTCGGGCTGGTGGACACAGTTGCTACTCGGGACACGAGAAGGGGCCTGACCGGCCACCTACGCACCGAACCCGGCGAGGATCGTTCGCCCGTCGGTGCCGCCGAGTTCGGGGAGGGTCGCGCGCTCGGGGTGGGGCATCAGGACGGCAGTACTCGGCGAATCACCAAGCACGCCCGCCACCGCGCCCTTCGACCCGTTGGGGTTCGATCCCGAACTGATCTCGCCGTCGGCGTCACAGTACCGGAAGAGGATACGGTCCTCGTCGTCGAGCCGGTCGAGGCGGTCGTCGGCGATCTCGAAGCGCCCCTCGCCGTGGGCGATCGGGAGCGAGATAACCTCGCCCGCGTCGAAGCCGCGGGTCCACGGCGTGTCGGCGTTCTCGACACGGAGATACACGTGCTCGCACTGGAAGCGTGCGCTCGCGTTGGTGGTGAACGCGCCGGGTGTGAGCCCCGCCTCGCAGCCGACCTGCGCCCCGTTGCAGACCCCGAGCACCGGGATCCCGCGCTCGGCGGCGGCGTGAACGTCCACCATGACCGAATCACGGCCCGCCATCGCGCCAGCCCGGAGGTAGTCGCCGTAGGAGAACCCGCCGGGGAGCACGACCCCCGAGACGTCCTCGGGGAGGCCGTCCTCGTACCAGACGATCTCGGCGTCGACACCCACGTCACGGAGCGCGCGGACGGCGTCGCGGTCGCAGTTCGAGCCGCCGAACCGGATCACGGCGACCGTCACGCTCGCCACCACCGGGGAA
This is a stretch of genomic DNA from Halococcus salsus. It encodes these proteins:
- a CDS encoding ArsR/SmtB family transcription factor produces the protein MSDDLASVAAVLDDEYARTILEAARDEPRSADELSEACDASPSTVYRRIERLEATGLLADRQRIDPDGHHHKVYVSRLTRVTVDLGEDGFACTVERDRDPDEDAVDRFTRLYEGFK
- a CDS encoding sensor domain-containing protein codes for the protein MGSTEGGYVLDGTVRAVVWTVFGVPFRRQTYRNLSYLALAFPLGLVYFVLFAVGLSLGVGLAVVVVGVPLLVGMLGLATGLASVERWLATVLLGIEVPTRDRESPDSVRGWLRRLVVSLGPWKAVVYLVTKLFVGVAAYTVVMSLSVTGVSMLAVPLVYNQPGVYVGVVSDAPVRYHPALSVGWDRLLVGLDGVVTLSAWRIDTLAEALAVAGLGVVVVCCSLHVLNALAQLSGWWTQLLLGTREGA
- the purQ gene encoding phosphoribosylformylglycinamidine synthase I, which codes for MTVAVIRFGGSNCDRDAVRALRDVGVDAEIVWYEDGLPEDVSGVVLPGGFSYGDYLRAGAMAGRDSVMVDVHAAAERGIPVLGVCNGAQVGCEAGLTPGAFTTNASARFQCEHVYLRVENADTPWTRGFDAGEVISLPIAHGEGRFEIADDRLDRLDDEDRILFRYCDADGEISSGSNPNGSKGAVAGVLGDSPSTAVLMPHPERATLPELGGTDGRTILAGFGA